The following is a genomic window from Asterias amurensis chromosome 8, ASM3211899v1.
CCAAAGCAATAACAAAATAGTTTGACACTTATTTGAGACCGGTGCCCTGGAGTTGcaccgaaccaaatagattcgGAGCGACTCTATTCATTCTGAACGACTGCAAAAGTCAATCTTTCAAACTCTTGTGCGTCAAGTCGCTTCTAACTGTTTCAGATGTCAAACTTGTCATGTACTGAAATGGGTGTAAGATTTTAATCAAGACAAaagtgaatattttgttttcaaccaaCCTGTGTTGAGGAACTGGAATGTGGCCAGAGCTAACTGGGGCGATATCTTGGGTCGAATCACCTCATCAAGCTGGGCAAAGATTGAGTAGTCACGTCGCTTGGAGTTGCTGATTTTCTTCTTGTTCACATTATCAgctgcaaacaaaaacatttcaaaaaatagAAGTCAGCTATCACAGGCTTGGTATTTcattgtttggggggggggggggcaaccaGAAGGCTATGTCAGGTTTGCAACTGACCTTTCCATAGCCTTTGTGAAAGGACATCTAGACCAGAGCAATAGTGGCCAAGGCCTCTGTGACCACGGTCTAAATGCTGGCCCGCAAACATGGTTTGgaaaaaactttcagttttTGTCACAATTAATTTCTTGATTTGGGGATTGGATTTTACTTCCCattgaaaattttaaaatttcttgAGTTTTCCTCCAAATTTTGCTTCAGAAAtagtaataattttttatttaaacagtgttttttcCAGCAAGATTTTCTCCTACAAAACACATCCTTTGAAATAAGCAAATGCGAGAGGCTTTTGCTACTCACTGTAGACGTCCGTTTCATCCACAATTTCTGACTTGAGAATTTCTTCAATGACATCTTCAAGTGTGACGAGTCCCATGACTTCATAGAATGGGTCGCCTTCTCCTTCGTTATTGACTCGATTGACTATTGCCATATGAGATGAGCCTGTATAAAGAGAAATAAGAAACCAATAATGTCAATAGGCTTGGCTTTTCAGTCACGATATTAGGTCAGtggaaaaaagtaggacaattttattggcctgacgtttcgatcctaggaaagtctttctcaaaggctaaatgacaacacaacaaacatgaacagggaaactaagtgtaacataagcaggGAAGTGgagtatttccacttcactgcctAATTTACACTTGTCTACCTGTTCACATTTGTTGTTGTCTTATAATTTATCTGCTAAGGTCGAAACGTTAGGGccagtaaatattttttgaaaagaaaaatcctttaaaaatgtaaaaaaaacgaTGAGCTCTCCTTGATCTCTAATTATACCTTTCTTAAATTCAGAGAGCATAACATCTAGAGTGGTGTCTTCAAACACAAAGTTGATTGGGTGCTGGTAAAACTTAATGACTGTTTTGAGTGGAGTGCAGTCATCCGGATCAACGAACGCCAAGTCCTTCACAAACAACAGAGCGACGATGTTGTCCCTCGTGTCCGAGTACACTGGTATCCGAGTGAATCCTCTATTCATGATATCGGTGACGGTATTGAAGTCTAAAACTGCTTCCTCGTCCAGCATGTAACAATCACTCAAAGGAGTCATGACGCATTTGACAGGAGTCTTCTTGAGTTCTAAGGCTCCTGATATGATGTCCACTTCCTCCTTTTGAAGATCTGTGTATTCATCGGTGACGCGAATCAACTCCAATAAGCGTTCTCTGTCATAGACGTTCCCGATTTCCTTCCCCAGTATACAATCGAGTACCTTACTGATTGGAAATGCGATGGGGAAGGTAGCGACCATGAAGAAGTACGTAAGATAGACTGTTCTGGCGCCGACAGCTAACCCATGGCGAGAGCAAATAGACTGCGGAACAATTTCTCCGAAGATAACGATTCCAGCAGTTGAGCCAATCACAGCCAATAAACCTGAAGATAAATCTCCAAGGAGTATTGTGAGTGTGCTGTTAACGAGGACATTTCCAAGGAGTAACGAACACAGCAAGTAGTTTCCAGCGCGACGTATCGGAGCGATTTTCTTGGCGTACTTTTTCTCGTTACGATTCCCACAATTCTGTAGAATTTTCAATTCGGTCGGATCAAGAGCCATGAGGCCAAGATTCAAGCCACTAAATAATCCGGAGAGAACAAGAGAAGGACGATCAAAATGATCTGAATCCACAGGGGAGTATTGGCGGTATGATTTGGACTTGCAACCACGAATCCGTACCTAAATGAGTTGATATTGCGCTACTTTTCACCTTGATGCACATGTACAGAGTGATTGCAGTTGAACCAGTAAATACTTCTTGCAATGAGCCGGATCTTCCCCCGGTAGAGTTTTCTGATCGAATCGTTCCTATAACAATATGATTCGAATATTCACAC
Proteins encoded in this region:
- the LOC139941206 gene encoding LOW QUALITY PROTEIN: metal transporter CNNM2-like (The sequence of the model RefSeq protein was modified relative to this genomic sequence to represent the inferred CDS: inserted 2 bases in 2 codons); translated protein: MAASMTQLGAQDLFRTTWISMRTFLSVTFVILSLTCNPGANAEDGDTKIIALINADEGTEVGSAGALLVPPNKEVTINVLGENIRDGMIVWFTTEEAEMGDSCEYSNHIVIGTIRSENSTGGRSGSLQEVFTGSTAITLYMCIKVKSSAISTHLGTDSWLQVQIIPPIXPLWIQIILIVLLLXLSGLFSGLNLGLMALDPTELKILQNCGNRNEKKYAKKIAPIRRAGNYLLCSLLLGNVLVNSTLTILLGDLSSGLLAVIGSTAGIVIFGEIVPQSICSRHGLAVGARTVYLTYFFMVATFPIAFPISKVLDCILGKEIGNVYDRERLLELIRVTDEYTDLQKEEVDIISGALELKKTPVKCVMTPLSDCYMLDEEAVLDFNTVTDIMNRGFTRIPVYSDTRDNIVALLFVKDLAFVDPDDCTPLKTVIKFYQHPINFVFEDTTLDVMLSEFKKGSSHMAIVNRVNNEGEGDPFYEVMGLVTLEDVIEEILKSEIVDETDVYTDNVNKKKISNSKRRDYSIFAQLDEVIRPKISPQLALATFQFLNTAVEPFKIEMISEAVLHRLLEQDIYCSARQEDKHQAVYLYSRGKQADYFIMILQGRVEVTIGKENLIFEQGPFAFFGQHSLMTIGVNTISRSGSKTSVGSSMSANSTTHLAPFIPDFTIKILSDVQYLRISRNQYIAALSATKMEREMKTECPQESKEIFNKEWKKVTNKEALEIKSAEVESDEAVNIKQTQVGVENSKNESSV